The following are encoded together in the Skermanella mucosa genome:
- a CDS encoding Ldh family oxidoreductase translates to MTGTNTVRIPENAVAAQLAAIFAAWGMAADVIEPTVRVMVEADLRGIDSHGVTMMDVYDTLRRDGRLNLRPDIRVVRETPVTAVVDGGGGLGHAPSVLAMEMAIAKGRSAGLAAVTVRNSNHYGAAGIYASMAAEAGLIGISTSAVHKAAIVPTFGTRAMFGTNPLAFAAPASANRPFVLDMATSTAAIGKLRLAAMAGKPVPEGWALDEAGRPVTDPREALAHRLMTPLGGTREMGGHKGYGLAAMVEILSSVLSGGSIAALRGEAPGAYGVGHFFMTIDPKAFRDEGEFETDLDGLIDALHGCPRADPGQPVLVHGDPEADSRADRRANGIPLHPDQVGLLRRLARDGGAAFLLEAEEEGA, encoded by the coding sequence GTGACCGGAACGAACACGGTCAGGATTCCCGAGAATGCCGTCGCAGCCCAGCTCGCCGCGATCTTCGCCGCCTGGGGCATGGCGGCCGACGTGATCGAGCCGACCGTCCGGGTCATGGTCGAAGCCGACCTGCGCGGCATCGACAGCCACGGCGTCACCATGATGGACGTCTACGACACGCTGCGCCGGGACGGCAGGCTGAACCTGCGGCCGGACATCCGGGTCGTCCGCGAGACGCCGGTCACCGCCGTGGTGGACGGCGGCGGCGGGCTCGGGCACGCGCCCTCGGTCCTGGCCATGGAAATGGCGATCGCCAAGGGCAGGTCTGCCGGACTGGCGGCGGTGACGGTGCGCAATTCCAACCATTACGGCGCCGCCGGTATCTACGCGTCGATGGCCGCCGAGGCCGGGCTGATCGGCATCTCCACCAGCGCGGTCCACAAGGCGGCGATCGTCCCGACCTTCGGCACGCGCGCCATGTTCGGCACCAACCCGCTGGCCTTCGCGGCGCCAGCCTCGGCGAACCGGCCGTTCGTCCTGGACATGGCGACCTCGACCGCCGCGATCGGCAAGCTGCGGCTGGCCGCCATGGCGGGCAAGCCGGTGCCGGAGGGCTGGGCGCTCGACGAGGCGGGCCGCCCGGTGACCGATCCCCGGGAAGCGCTGGCTCACCGGCTGATGACGCCGCTGGGCGGCACGCGGGAGATGGGCGGGCACAAGGGCTACGGCCTCGCCGCGATGGTCGAGATCCTGTCCAGCGTGCTGTCCGGCGGCAGCATCGCGGCGCTGCGGGGCGAGGCGCCGGGCGCCTACGGCGTCGGCCATTTCTTCATGACCATCGATCCCAAGGCCTTCAGGGACGAGGGCGAGTTCGAAACCGACCTGGACGGGCTGATCGACGCGCTGCACGGCTGTCCGCGCGCCGACCCCGGACAGCCGGTCCTGGTCCACGGCGACCCGGAGGCGGACAGCAGGGCCGACCGCCGGGCCAACGGCATCCCGCTCCATCCGGACCAGGTCGGCCTGCTGCGCCGGCTGGCCCGGGACGGCGGAGCCGCCTTCCTGCTGGAAGCGGAGGAGGAGGGAGCCTAG
- a CDS encoding FadR/GntR family transcriptional regulator has protein sequence MSAAPGDGPAAPVQARQTQARQTKLSDRIYEQVLGLIVNGEFAIDARLPAEADLSARFAVSRPIVREALARLRDDGVIVSRQGAGSFVRRRPDRDVLRMAPVGSIADIQRCFEFRVVIEGEAAAFAAARHDQDTLADIGAALKALDAVIASGSLGVEADLDFHLSIARAARNHFFEATLQSILTHVGFAMNLARSLSLARPIERLHQVQAEHIAIFEAIRARDAEGARQAMRTHVDNARHRVFEGQ, from the coding sequence ATGAGCGCAGCCCCCGGCGACGGTCCGGCCGCGCCCGTCCAGGCCCGGCAGACCCAGGCCCGGCAGACCAAGCTGAGCGACAGGATCTACGAACAGGTCCTGGGCCTGATCGTCAACGGGGAGTTCGCGATCGACGCGAGGCTGCCTGCGGAGGCGGACCTCTCGGCCCGCTTCGCGGTCTCCCGCCCGATCGTGCGCGAGGCGCTGGCGCGGCTGCGCGACGACGGCGTGATCGTGTCACGCCAGGGGGCGGGAAGCTTCGTCAGGCGCCGGCCCGACCGGGACGTGCTGCGCATGGCCCCGGTCGGCAGCATCGCCGACATCCAGCGCTGCTTCGAGTTCCGAGTCGTCATCGAGGGCGAGGCCGCCGCCTTCGCCGCCGCCCGCCACGACCAGGACACCCTGGCCGACATCGGCGCGGCCTTGAAGGCGCTGGACGCGGTCATCGCCTCGGGCAGCCTGGGCGTGGAGGCGGACCTGGATTTCCACCTCTCGATCGCCCGGGCCGCGCGGAACCACTTCTTCGAGGCGACCCTGCAATCCATCCTGACCCATGTCGGGTTCGCCATGAACCTCGCCCGCAGCCTGTCGCTGGCCCGCCCGATCGAACGCCTGCACCAGGTCCAGGCCGAGCACATCGCCATCTTCGAGGCGATCCGCGCCCGCGACGCCGAAGGCGCCCGGCAGGCCATGCGCACCCATGTGGACAATGCGCGCCACCGGGTGTTCGAGGGTCAGTAG
- a CDS encoding ABC transporter ATP-binding protein codes for MTSITLNEVSKHYGPFRAVDGIDLEVRQGEFVTILGPSGSGKTTVLSMIAGLNHPTRGSIWLGGRDVTWMKAAERNVGLVFQSYALFPHMTVFDNVAFPLTVRNVSKADIRTRVDRALAVVRLDGFQKRKPQQLSGGQQQRVALARAIVFQPDILLLDEPLGALDRKLREEVQVELRHLQRTLGITTILVTHDQEEALSLSDRIVVLSEGRVQQIATPQDAYLKPRTRFVAEFLGTANLFEGRLEQGGTLALADGSRLAAPSSDLPAGAAVVAIVRPERIQLDDSEEGGRDGVPAVIEDMVYLGQSIRYHLRRPDGQGAVVLSLDRGGRFGPGQPVRLNWQPEDVWIIPG; via the coding sequence ATGACGTCGATAACGCTGAACGAGGTCTCGAAGCATTACGGGCCTTTCCGCGCCGTCGACGGCATCGACCTGGAGGTGCGGCAGGGGGAATTCGTCACCATCCTGGGGCCGAGCGGGTCGGGCAAGACCACGGTCCTCAGCATGATCGCCGGCCTCAACCACCCGACCCGCGGCAGCATCTGGCTGGGCGGGCGCGACGTGACCTGGATGAAGGCGGCGGAGCGGAACGTCGGGCTGGTGTTCCAGAGCTACGCCCTGTTCCCGCATATGACGGTCTTCGACAACGTCGCGTTCCCGCTGACGGTGCGCAACGTGTCGAAGGCGGACATCCGCACCCGCGTGGACCGGGCGCTCGCCGTCGTCCGGCTGGACGGGTTCCAGAAGCGCAAGCCGCAGCAGCTTTCCGGCGGGCAGCAGCAGCGGGTGGCGTTGGCCCGGGCGATCGTGTTCCAGCCGGACATCCTGCTGCTCGACGAACCGCTCGGCGCGCTGGACCGCAAGCTCCGCGAGGAGGTGCAGGTCGAGCTGCGGCACCTCCAGCGCACGCTCGGCATCACCACGATCCTGGTGACCCACGACCAGGAGGAGGCGCTGTCCCTCTCCGACCGGATCGTCGTGCTGAGCGAGGGCAGGGTGCAGCAGATCGCTACCCCGCAGGACGCCTACTTGAAGCCGCGGACCCGCTTCGTCGCCGAGTTCCTGGGGACCGCCAACCTGTTCGAGGGGCGCCTGGAACAGGGCGGGACGCTGGCGCTGGCCGACGGCTCCCGCCTGGCGGCGCCGTCCTCGGACCTGCCGGCCGGCGCCGCCGTCGTGGCGATCGTCCGGCCGGAGCGCATCCAGCTCGACGACTCGGAGGAGGGCGGCCGGGACGGCGTTCCCGCGGTCATCGAGGACATGGTCTATCTCGGCCAATCCATCCGTTATCATCTCCGCCGCCCCGACGGCCAGGGCGCGGTAGTCCTGTCCCTGGACCGGGGCGGCCGCTTCGGCCCCGGCCAGCCGGTCCGCCTGAACTGGCAGCCGGAGGATGTCTGGATCATCCCGGGGTGA
- a CDS encoding aminotransferase class IV, which produces MAVLANQRVAYFNGRIVPEREVVVPFRDRSFLRGDAVFDSTRTFGGRPFRLRQHVDRLYRSLKYLRIDPGLTPDEMLSISEEVLARNVHLLDENSDYWISQRVSRGTDAAGDEGWEHSGPTVIVECMPIPLKKRARLYRDGMDVVVPAVRRTPPEAFSPRAKTHNYLNLVMGDMEAHAVDPDAWAVLLDVNGNLAEGTGSNIFLVRDGRLHTPQERYVLPGISRRVVMDLAEAEGIPLVEADLDLYDAATADEIFITSTSLCICPVRSVNGNPVGAVPGPMTRRLTDAYVRHAGFDFVAQYLRHLDTAAVGR; this is translated from the coding sequence ATGGCAGTGCTTGCCAACCAGCGCGTGGCCTATTTCAACGGGCGGATCGTTCCCGAGCGCGAAGTGGTCGTACCGTTCCGCGACCGCAGCTTCCTGCGCGGCGACGCGGTGTTCGACAGCACCCGTACCTTCGGGGGCCGGCCGTTCCGCCTCCGTCAGCATGTCGACCGGCTCTACCGCTCGCTCAAATACCTTCGGATCGATCCCGGCCTGACGCCGGACGAGATGCTGTCGATCAGCGAGGAGGTGCTGGCGCGCAACGTCCATCTGCTGGACGAGAACAGCGACTACTGGATCAGCCAGCGCGTCTCGCGCGGCACCGACGCCGCCGGCGACGAGGGGTGGGAGCACAGCGGCCCGACCGTGATCGTCGAATGCATGCCGATTCCGCTGAAGAAGCGGGCCCGGCTCTACCGCGACGGCATGGACGTGGTCGTCCCCGCCGTCCGCCGGACCCCGCCCGAGGCTTTCAGCCCCCGCGCCAAGACCCACAACTACCTGAACCTGGTCATGGGCGACATGGAGGCCCACGCGGTCGATCCCGACGCCTGGGCCGTGCTGCTCGACGTGAACGGCAACCTGGCGGAGGGAACGGGCAGCAACATCTTCCTGGTCCGCGACGGGCGCCTCCACACCCCGCAGGAGCGCTATGTCCTGCCCGGCATCAGCCGGCGCGTCGTCATGGACCTGGCCGAGGCCGAGGGCATACCGCTGGTCGAGGCCGACCTGGACCTGTACGACGCGGCGACCGCGGACGAGATCTTCATCACCTCCACCAGCCTGTGCATCTGCCCGGTGCGCAGCGTCAACGGCAACCCGGTCGGGGCCGTCCCCGGCCCGATGACCAGACGGCTGACCGACGCCTATGTCCGCCACGCCGGGTTCGACTTCGTGGCCCAGTATCTGCGCCACCTCGATACGGCAGCCGTTGGCCGATGA
- a CDS encoding TRAP transporter permease: MSSAQRIFGYLVTAIAVAMSTYHLYVAFTGTPEVFTFRGTHLAFALVLVYLLHPVGLLPGRRKAAGDLPGVAELVLVAASLAAIGYLLGNLDYVLTRYAYVEDLTTGDMVFGTLLILLVMEASRRVVGWALPVTAALFAAYALFGAGIAPQLLVDQMYLTTEGIFGIPLGVSATYVILFIIFGAMMERTGAGKLFMDFALALTGHTPGGPAKVSVITSGMFGTISGSAVANVMTTGTFTIPLMKGIGYRPAFAGAVEAVASTGGQIMPPIMGAAAFVMAEFLGVGYLQVAAYALIPAVLYYLAVFAAVHFEARRVGMVGMPKADLPRVREVLVERGHLFLPMVIIVGVLMAGFSAPYAALIGIVSIPPVTLMRRTTRHEMTVAALIDALENGARNTLGVALACACAGIVIGVIAQTGLGLTFTGVVIAAAQNSLIPALVLTMLAGIILGMGMPTTPAYIVQVALLVPSLVTLGVRVEAAHMFVFYFAILSAITPPVAMAVYAANGISKAGLWDSGWAAVKLGLTGFIIPYMFVFSPSLLMIGEWYVILWSVVTATIGVVALAASLHGFLLAPLPAVQRVVMFLAALVLIKPGLVTDGIGFTLLAGLVAVQLAGRRAGASPTPVTESK; the protein is encoded by the coding sequence ATGAGCAGCGCCCAGCGTATTTTCGGCTATCTGGTGACCGCCATCGCGGTCGCCATGAGTACCTATCACCTCTACGTGGCCTTCACGGGAACGCCCGAGGTCTTCACGTTCCGCGGGACGCACCTAGCCTTCGCCCTGGTGCTGGTCTACCTGCTCCATCCGGTCGGGCTGCTTCCGGGAAGGAGGAAGGCGGCGGGCGACCTGCCGGGCGTCGCCGAGCTGGTCCTGGTCGCCGCCTCGCTCGCCGCGATCGGCTATCTTCTCGGCAACCTCGACTATGTGCTGACCCGCTACGCCTATGTCGAGGACCTGACCACCGGCGACATGGTGTTCGGCACCCTGCTGATCCTGCTGGTGATGGAGGCGTCGCGGCGCGTCGTCGGGTGGGCGCTGCCGGTCACCGCCGCCTTGTTCGCCGCCTACGCCCTGTTCGGCGCCGGCATCGCGCCGCAGCTGCTGGTCGACCAGATGTACCTGACGACCGAGGGCATCTTCGGCATCCCGCTCGGCGTGTCGGCCACTTACGTGATCCTGTTCATCATCTTCGGCGCCATGATGGAGCGGACCGGGGCCGGCAAGCTGTTCATGGACTTCGCCCTGGCCCTGACCGGCCACACGCCGGGCGGCCCGGCCAAGGTGTCCGTCATCACCAGCGGGATGTTCGGCACGATCTCCGGCAGCGCCGTCGCCAACGTCATGACGACCGGCACCTTCACGATCCCGCTGATGAAGGGCATCGGCTACCGCCCGGCCTTCGCCGGCGCGGTCGAGGCGGTGGCCTCCACCGGCGGCCAGATCATGCCGCCGATCATGGGCGCCGCCGCCTTCGTCATGGCGGAGTTCCTGGGGGTCGGCTACCTGCAGGTCGCGGCCTACGCGCTGATCCCCGCGGTGCTCTACTACCTCGCGGTCTTCGCCGCGGTGCATTTCGAGGCGCGCCGGGTCGGCATGGTCGGCATGCCCAAGGCCGATCTGCCGCGGGTCCGCGAAGTGCTGGTGGAGCGCGGCCACCTATTCCTGCCCATGGTGATCATCGTGGGCGTGCTCATGGCCGGTTTCAGCGCCCCGTACGCCGCCCTGATCGGCATCGTCTCGATCCCGCCGGTCACCCTGATGCGCAGGACCACCCGGCACGAGATGACGGTGGCGGCCCTGATCGACGCCCTGGAGAACGGCGCCCGCAACACCTTGGGCGTGGCGCTGGCCTGCGCCTGCGCCGGCATCGTGATCGGCGTGATCGCCCAGACCGGCCTGGGGCTGACCTTCACCGGCGTCGTGATCGCCGCCGCCCAGAATAGCCTGATCCCGGCCCTGGTGCTGACCATGCTGGCCGGCATCATCCTGGGCATGGGCATGCCGACCACCCCGGCCTACATCGTCCAGGTGGCGCTGCTGGTGCCGTCCCTGGTGACGCTGGGCGTCAGGGTGGAGGCGGCGCACATGTTCGTCTTCTACTTCGCCATCCTGTCCGCCATCACGCCGCCGGTCGCCATGGCGGTCTATGCCGCCAACGGCATCTCCAAGGCGGGCCTGTGGGACAGCGGCTGGGCCGCGGTCAAGCTGGGGCTGACCGGCTTCATCATCCCCTACATGTTCGTCTTCTCGCCGTCCCTGCTGATGATCGGCGAGTGGTACGTGATCCTGTGGTCGGTCGTGACCGCCACCATCGGCGTGGTGGCGCTGGCGGCCTCGCTCCACGGCTTCCTGCTGGCACCCCTGCCGGCGGTGCAGCGGGTCGTGATGTTCCTGGCGGCGCTGGTGCTGATCAAGCCGGGCCTGGTGACGGACGGAATCGGCTTCACCCTGCTGGCGGGCCTAGTCGCCGTGCAGCTGGCGGGACGGCGCGCCGGGGCCTCCCCCACGCCGGTGACGGAGAGCAAATAG
- a CDS encoding TAXI family TRAP transporter solute-binding subunit — protein MTSKNSTFKRAVLGTAVALGTGLAAGGAGAETFRLMTGPQGGSWYPLGGAIQNIIQKAVPGSSVQVQPGAGIINAIGVENGKAELGFGNSVSTVDAVHGRDPFKAKAENLCQIASLYFQYFQVVAPKNMGIDSVDDLKGKAIAVQPRGNTAEQMSRDLLETYGLSYDDMSKVNFVSYTDAVSLMQDGHIQGFTLITTIPASSIMDLATSRDISVLNVPDESLEKLRSKNEGYDKRTIAAGTYPKQEDDVQTFGTWTHLFGSCKMPEQTAYSITKALAENLDNLSGVVSALKGLDVKQMATDVGVPFHPGAEKYYREQNAL, from the coding sequence ATGACCAGCAAGAACAGCACCTTCAAGCGCGCCGTCCTCGGCACCGCCGTGGCGCTCGGGACCGGCCTCGCGGCCGGCGGGGCCGGGGCGGAGACGTTCCGCCTGATGACCGGCCCGCAGGGCGGGTCGTGGTACCCGCTGGGCGGCGCCATCCAGAACATCATCCAGAAGGCAGTGCCGGGCAGTTCGGTCCAGGTGCAGCCCGGCGCCGGCATCATCAACGCCATCGGCGTCGAGAACGGCAAGGCGGAGCTGGGCTTCGGCAACTCGGTCTCCACCGTGGACGCGGTCCACGGGCGCGACCCGTTCAAGGCCAAGGCGGAGAACCTGTGCCAGATCGCCAGCCTGTATTTCCAGTATTTCCAGGTCGTCGCCCCGAAGAACATGGGCATCGACAGCGTGGACGACCTGAAGGGCAAGGCCATCGCCGTTCAGCCGCGCGGCAATACGGCCGAGCAGATGTCGCGCGACCTGTTGGAGACCTACGGCCTTTCCTATGACGACATGAGCAAGGTGAACTTCGTCTCCTACACCGACGCGGTCTCGCTGATGCAGGACGGGCATATCCAGGGCTTCACCCTGATCACGACCATCCCCGCCTCCTCCATCATGGACCTCGCCACCTCGCGCGACATCTCGGTGCTGAACGTCCCCGACGAGAGCCTGGAGAAGCTGCGCTCCAAGAACGAGGGGTACGACAAGCGAACGATCGCGGCCGGCACCTATCCGAAGCAGGAGGACGACGTGCAGACCTTCGGCACCTGGACCCACCTGTTCGGCTCCTGCAAGATGCCGGAGCAGACCGCCTACTCCATCACCAAGGCGCTGGCCGAGAACCTGGACAACCTGTCCGGCGTCGTGTCGGCCCTGAAGGGGCTGGACGTGAAGCAGATGGCGACCGACGTGGGCGTGCCGTTCCACCCCGGCGCGGAGAAGTACTATCGGGAACAGAACGCCCTGTGA